From Bactrocera oleae isolate idBacOlea1 chromosome 4, idBacOlea1, whole genome shotgun sequence:
GACTGGCCATGAGTTTCATTAGTGGAATCGCCGCATAACGGCTGCCACATGATTGTTATGACCAATTGTGGTGGTCAACAATGCGAAGCGTGTGTTTAATATGCGCCACATCATTTTGTGGAAAGTCACTTTATGGCAAGTTGCATTATTATGCGTATACGTGAATAGCAAAATTGcaatataacggtactggtTTTGGCAAAGCAAAGCGAGTTAAAGTGCTCAATTTTTGAAAAGTTGGGAATTTCGTTAAATATCgtaaagttatttttatactttatttaataaaattttttttactctcaGCGTGGCTTTAGATGAACCTCTTACTCTCTCTCTATTGTTCCTATCGCTGATTACCGCTTTCAAATAGGCTGTCAAATAGTCAGCAAATTAAGTCACtagcatttttttatcaaaactaaatcaatatattttatattggaaATTTGGCAGGCAACAAATGATTTAGTTGAATCCAAACGttaaaaaaattactcataCGTCCTGATTAACTCAATTCcagttcaaaattattattagttatttataaattctatatatattagACATTTTCTTACTTAATTTACAACAAAGTTCTATAAGCTTCTCGGCACTTTTCTgtatactcacatatatatacatatgtatgtattctttTACACTCAACAGGTCTCCTCATACGGCAAAGGTGTACTCATTACTGGCTGCGAAACACCCATCGCTTGGTATTTGGCTAAGAAACTCGACGACTTAGGTTTCACTATTTATGCTGGCTTCAATGTGCCCATCGCTGAGTCAGATGAGGCGAAAATCCTGAAGGAAGAAACTTCCGGTCGTTTGAAATTGTTGCATGTGGATGTGAGCTCGGAGAAATCtgtaagtaaaaagaaaaaaaactatgaaagaatgcatatacaaatattactttAAGTGTAAAATAGCTTTTATTATGTACGAAACCTCGCTAAACTATTTTAGTAAAGGCAACCAGCAACACTGTgctaaaaagcttttaaatagCTTTGAAGTTGTAATGAATGCTAGCTTTTTTCTCTTAGTGAGCTTTTGTACCTTACgtcattttttatgtatttgttacaTGCAGTAAAAGTACCTAAAAGTTGAGCCCATATctaacataattatacatagagctaatttttaaagcttttatcCTTGAAAAGCTCCAAATAATGTCGTTATTCTACGCAATGTTTgcttgtctacattttactacACTCAACAATTTGGCAGCAAGTTGATGGTTAGTGAAATTCACCAATGTTATGCCTTCTTTGCTTTTTCTGGACATATATAAAGAATGTGAACCTATCGTCACTATCGGCATCGAACACTGTCTCAGCGTGCTAGTCTCGCCTTTATACCAATTATCGACCTAAAAGCTTTATTGAAAACCTAAAGCTGGCTTAAAAGCTTTATTGAAggcttattataaaattaatacaaaattatattatactcaaACTCAATATTGATTTTTGCACCCTTCCTTTTATCGTACATTACATAGCTACTTGAAGCCGCTGTCTATATTTCCGAACATTTACCTGATGGTGCTTACGGCTTGTGGGCTGTAGTGCATTGTGCTCACTGGGTTGCACTTGGAGAATTGGAGTGGATTCCATTTGGTGTATTGCGCAAGTCATTGGATTTGAATTTGCTGGGTGAGTAGTAAAATGAGGTGACATGAGTAGaattggaaaaatataaaaaatagtcaCAATCAGCGACATCTAGCGTACCATAAACAAGCTTCGAGTAAAACTTTAAGCTCACATATTCATTAAAGGTTAACACTAACACACTTTTACTGCAGGTGCCGCACGCTTGACTCAGATTATGTTGCCGTTAATTCGCCGCTCAACTGGACGTGTTGTGTTCTTGACCTCAGGTGTGTAGAGCCCGCCACTTATTATATACTTCATTATTTTTCTGTCGACAGAATACAAGATCTTAAATTGCTCATTATTTGCGCTGTATTTCTGCTTTCTTCCTCATTTCTACACAACTCTAATTACAGGTCTTAGCAAAATTCCGGCACCAGTACGCGGCATTCAAAGCGCCACCCAAGCGGCTATTGAAAGTTTCGCCGGTTGTTTGCGTCAGGAGATGCGTCAACGTGGTGTCGATGTGTCTGTAGTGGCAGCCGGTGAATTTGCCCCCGGCAACGGTTGGCTCAGCGAGACGGAATTGCGTGAACAGGTGAGCGCAACAAGTGCACGCAGTAGAGAATTAGAAGAAAGTAGCGTTAATTTTAGTTAGAGGTTATGAAATGAGACCTTGATGCAGTCGAGCTCTTGCAATTTTTGCTCGGTATCTAGTTTGTCTGCTGGGTGAAAAATATATTACCGCCATAATTGTGGCTAATATAAACGTGGCAAGTTACTTATGGGTCATTAAAGTAAGTGAACTGCATTAGCGAGTTTGCTGCCGGCTAGCACTTTCTGCATTTACTTAGCTATGTAATGGCGGGCTTACCTTGGTTTGACCAGCTGCACATCTTTTTCACATTTTACGACCTCGTCGTGCATATGCGTACCCAAAATGGTCACCATAAACATCAACGGAGTATTAACGGTAATATATGCGCACCTGTTACGAGCGAATGTATTCTTCGGGAGTTACAGCCGGAATGGCAAGCTGAAAATGTTTGGTGCTTTTatagatttattaaaaaaaggcgCTATAGAATGAAGAAGGACATAGAGAGTTTGTTTGccgatatatatgatatatgatatACGTAACCCGAGCGGACCCGGGCTTTTATCCGAccaagaactgtcaactcggcagtcTGAAGACACAACACACAAATTATGATGCAAAATCGTTAATTATGAGATttctatactctcgcaacgGTTTAGAATGTTGGTCCGTTTTGGTACCTAACCCAACTAAGCGCTTTTCGCTATGTCTCCTGCTTCGACGAAAATAAGACCGGCCCGAAATGTTTCAATCTCTGCCTCAGTTGTCGGAATATTCATTGATGCAGTTGAAGAAGGCGAGAATTTCAGCAGTTTTAACACCTTCATAcacccagcttccctgagcctaagAGCGACTTTCGCAGCAATGCAACGGCCGGCAATATCCATGGATGCTATCTGCAGTCGCCGATGAGAGCCGCTCTTTCACGCTTCATAGCGAGTGTAACTATTTCTAGCGCCCTCTGCCAGACAAATGTAACACAAAACATTATATAAACCTACGAATGAGGCGCGAGGGACATCTGGGACTCTATATCAGCTTTACATGCGTTGACGGCTAAGCCGCTTTCCTTTTTGCTGCAATTTCAGTCACTTCTTCGATGTTTAATCTCAAAGCCTTAACATTATCTACTATTTTAAAAGTACACTGGTACACTAATCAAAAAATTTCTACTTTCAGGCTAAGGAAATGTGGGCAAAATTGACCTCCGAACAAAAGAAAGCCTATGGTGAAGATTACTATGAAGCTGCCATGACCTCATTGGAGAAATACTCAAGAGAGGTAATAATCGCATATAACTAAACTAAATGAGATCAAATCAGTTAAAATATTCGATAGCCGAATAAATTATTcataatgtaattaaaaatacttaaacaaaactaaaagaaatattcgttcaaattataatgaaaccatataagaaattattaagTTAAACAAAGCTGTTTTagacaaaattacattttgttatttatatttttttttaattacaaaaacaaaattaaaaacttccTCCCTGCAGACCGCCGACATACAACCCTCTCTGCGCGTGCTGATCGATGCCGTCTCGCGCACTTTCCCCATGGCACGCTACACACCGGTGACAGCACGCGAAAAGATCGAAATTTTCATGGCCGAAC
This genomic window contains:
- the LOC106614451 gene encoding D-beta-hydroxybutyrate dehydrogenase, mitochondrial; this translates as MQVFDNTMRRASRRASLRRGSISVLPQKSAEIPWDILERLLLPFLFCHVAALIISTLLHALDISHVSTFAVFVWFALSTVGAVLFYHFVKVSSYGKGVLITGCETPIAWYLAKKLDDLGFTIYAGFNVPIAESDEAKILKEETSGRLKLLHVDVSSEKSLLEAAVYISEHLPDGAYGLWAVVHCAHWVALGELEWIPFGVLRKSLDLNLLGAARLTQIMLPLIRRSTGRVVFLTSGLSKIPAPVRGIQSATQAAIESFAGCLRQEMRQRGVDVSVVAAGEFAPGNGWLSETELREQAKEMWAKLTSEQKKAYGEDYYEAAMTSLEKYSRETADIQPSLRVLIDAVSRTFPMARYTPVTAREKIEIFMAEHLPTALYEILFAEPKKKVRPQGAF